A single window of Puniceicoccus vermicola DNA harbors:
- a CDS encoding class I SAM-dependent methyltransferase, with the protein MMDTLLEKNRSFYESLWRRARLVTPDRFNTWPLIQKVAEDAPMRLEVGPGMRPRLPIAGTHFVDISRAALGELERAGGAVHEAGIHQLPFPDDHFDLVSALDIVEHVDADGDAVQELCRVAKTGAILLLSMPLYMDCWTPFDELVGHRRRYEIDELKDLLDRHQLVVEQSCVYGMQPKSSRVVDWAMNYLKKNPERAFWYYNKIFMPIGLRLQKPLRWEKGWCDLKGADEIFLVCRLQRQGRMSR; encoded by the coding sequence ATGATGGATACCCTGTTGGAAAAGAATCGAAGTTTCTATGAGTCACTCTGGCGCAGAGCACGCTTGGTGACTCCTGACCGCTTCAACACTTGGCCATTGATTCAGAAAGTTGCGGAGGATGCGCCGATGCGGCTGGAAGTCGGGCCGGGCATGCGCCCACGGCTTCCGATCGCGGGCACACATTTCGTTGATATCAGCCGCGCGGCGCTGGGAGAACTGGAGAGGGCTGGCGGAGCTGTCCATGAGGCCGGAATCCATCAGCTGCCGTTCCCGGATGATCACTTCGATCTGGTCTCGGCTCTCGACATCGTGGAGCACGTCGATGCGGATGGGGATGCGGTTCAGGAACTCTGCCGAGTCGCAAAAACCGGGGCCATTCTACTCCTCTCCATGCCACTGTATATGGACTGCTGGACCCCCTTCGACGAACTAGTGGGGCACCGCCGGCGCTACGAGATCGACGAACTCAAGGACTTGCTGGATCGGCACCAGCTCGTCGTCGAACAAAGTTGCGTCTACGGCATGCAGCCAAAATCGAGCCGGGTAGTCGACTGGGCCATGAATTATCTCAAGAAGAATCCGGAACGGGCCTTCTGGTATTACAACAAGATCTTTATGCCTATTGGGCTAAGGCTGCAAAAACCACTGCGCTGGGAAAAAGGATGGTGTGATTTGAAAGGCGCCGACGAAATCTTCCTCGTTTGCCGATTGCAGAGGCAGGGCAGAATGTCTCGGTAG
- a CDS encoding ParB N-terminal domain-containing protein, giving the protein MQVTDLQLKQIDIYGGTQARVATNDEAISAYAEAMEEGAQFPPVITFYDGSKFWLADGFHRYLAAQRNEYDSISAEVREGSRTDALRHSLGANATNGIYRSNADKRNATEIALEEWPEMSNSVIAELCKVSPDLVRRCRNQMEKEDRIESQRQVTGKDGKQYPSAIEREPRGGSQRVENDGSQSGSGGGGGGGGAPKGKGEAMAPGGASMEIEADAKKMIREGEINHAELDKIFSATAIDYAETALNILNRMKRDDPKRPDAVARIERWLAKEKAGVA; this is encoded by the coding sequence ATGCAAGTTACCGATCTACAGCTCAAACAAATTGATATTTACGGGGGCACCCAGGCGCGGGTGGCCACCAATGATGAGGCGATTTCCGCTTATGCGGAGGCCATGGAAGAAGGGGCGCAATTCCCCCCGGTCATCACCTTTTATGACGGCAGCAAATTCTGGCTGGCCGACGGATTTCACCGCTATCTCGCTGCCCAACGCAATGAGTATGACAGCATTTCGGCGGAGGTCCGGGAAGGATCGCGAACCGATGCCCTCCGTCACTCGCTCGGGGCGAACGCGACCAACGGGATCTACCGTTCCAACGCTGACAAACGCAACGCGACCGAAATTGCTCTCGAAGAGTGGCCGGAAATGTCCAATTCGGTGATCGCCGAGCTTTGCAAAGTATCGCCGGACCTCGTGCGCCGCTGCCGCAACCAGATGGAGAAAGAAGACCGGATTGAGAGCCAACGTCAGGTCACCGGCAAAGATGGCAAGCAATACCCGTCCGCGATCGAACGTGAGCCCCGCGGCGGGAGCCAACGGGTAGAGAACGACGGATCCCAAAGCGGTTCCGGAGGAGGCGGCGGAGGAGGAGGAGCTCCCAAAGGCAAAGGAGAAGCCATGGCCCCCGGAGGAGCCTCCATGGAGATCGAAGCCGACGCGAAGAAGATGATCCGCGAAGGGGAAATCAACCACGCCGAACTCGACAAGATTTTCAGCGCCACCGCCATCGACTACGCCGAAACCGCTCTCAACATCCTCAATCGAATGAAGCGCGACGATCCCAAACGCCCCGATGCCGTAGCCCGCATTGAACGCTGGCTCGCGAAAGAGAAGGCCGGCGTCGCCTAG
- a CDS encoding GbsR/MarR family transcriptional regulator, producing the protein MKDEDFQALRNEFIAQWGTLGGGWGINRTMAQIHALLMVSVDPLDTNVIMTRLKISRGNANANLRDLVGWGLIRRVTYPGDRKEYFEAEKDVWTIFCTIARERKRREIDPALNLLRESSSQSFEEKDREQQLFGEQTRALADFLSTADQIMGRVARSEKNKVIPFLLKRFK; encoded by the coding sequence ATGAAAGATGAAGATTTTCAGGCATTGCGAAATGAATTCATTGCTCAGTGGGGGACCTTGGGTGGGGGATGGGGGATCAACCGGACCATGGCCCAAATCCATGCGCTGTTGATGGTGAGCGTGGATCCCTTGGATACGAATGTGATCATGACGCGGCTGAAAATCAGCCGGGGTAATGCGAACGCCAATCTACGGGATTTGGTCGGCTGGGGGTTGATTCGCCGGGTGACTTATCCCGGCGACCGGAAGGAGTATTTTGAAGCGGAGAAGGATGTCTGGACGATCTTCTGCACCATTGCTCGGGAGCGGAAGCGCCGGGAAATCGATCCCGCCTTGAATCTTCTGCGTGAATCCTCATCGCAATCCTTCGAGGAGAAGGACCGGGAGCAGCAGCTCTTTGGGGAGCAGACCCGGGCGCTGGCCGACTTCCTCTCAACCGCGGATCAAATCATGGGACGGGTTGCCCGATCTGAGAAGAACAAGGTGATCCCGTTTTTGCTCAAACGATTCAAATAA